From a region of the Campylobacter showae genome:
- the rpmE gene encoding 50S ribosomal protein L31 — protein MKKEIHPEFVECKVTCACGNTFTTKSNKNEIRVDICSECHPFFTGSEKIVDSAGRVDKFKKKYNLK, from the coding sequence ATGAAAAAAGAAATTCATCCGGAATTTGTTGAGTGCAAAGTAACTTGCGCTTGCGGCAACACCTTCACTACGAAGTCAAACAAAAACGAGATCAGAGTGGATATCTGCTCAGAGTGCCATCCGTTTTTCACGGGCAGCGAAAAGATCGTAGATAGCGCGGGCCGCGTCGATAAATTTAAGAAAAAATATAACTTAAAATAA
- a CDS encoding LL-diaminopimelate aminotransferase, with the protein MFDEIRFNTIERLPNYVFAEVNAIKMAARRAGEDIIDFSMGNPEGRTPQHIVDKLCESAQKDKTHGYSASAGIYKLRLAICNWYKRKYGVNLDPDTEAVAVMGSKEGFVHLAQAVINPGDVAVVPDPAYPIHTQAFLFAGGSVAKMPLKYNDKFELDENKFFEDLLHTIRSSSPKPKYVVVNFPHNPTTVTVQKSFYEQLVAMSKQERFYVISDIAYADLTFDGYKTPSIFEVEGAKDVAVECYTLSKSYNMAGWRVGFLCGNKRLCAALKKIKSWVDYGMFTPIQVSATVALDGDQSCVEEIRQIYEKRRDVMLEAFDSAGWEMHKPSSSMFIWAKIPPQVGNIGSLEFSKQLLTKASVAVSPGIGFGEGGNDYVRLALIENENRIRQAARNIKKYLKEFA; encoded by the coding sequence ATGTTTGACGAGATTAGATTTAATACCATAGAACGACTTCCAAACTACGTATTTGCCGAGGTGAACGCGATAAAAATGGCGGCACGCCGAGCGGGCGAAGATATCATCGACTTTTCGATGGGAAACCCGGAAGGCCGTACGCCTCAGCACATAGTCGATAAACTCTGCGAAAGCGCGCAAAAAGACAAAACTCACGGCTACTCGGCGAGCGCCGGTATCTACAAACTGCGCCTAGCCATCTGCAACTGGTACAAGCGTAAATACGGCGTAAATTTAGACCCCGACACCGAAGCCGTCGCGGTTATGGGTAGCAAAGAGGGTTTCGTCCACCTAGCCCAGGCCGTGATAAACCCGGGAGACGTCGCCGTGGTGCCAGATCCTGCATATCCGATTCACACACAGGCGTTTTTATTTGCCGGCGGTAGTGTGGCGAAAATGCCGCTAAAATACAACGACAAATTTGAGCTTGACGAAAATAAGTTTTTCGAAGACCTGCTTCACACTATCCGCTCAAGCTCACCAAAACCTAAATACGTCGTCGTAAATTTCCCGCACAATCCAACTACCGTAACCGTACAAAAGAGCTTCTACGAGCAGCTAGTGGCGATGAGTAAACAAGAGCGCTTTTACGTAATCTCCGACATCGCCTACGCCGACCTCACGTTTGACGGATACAAGACGCCGAGCATCTTCGAGGTTGAGGGCGCAAAAGACGTCGCCGTAGAGTGCTATACGCTATCAAAAAGCTACAATATGGCGGGCTGGCGCGTAGGATTTTTATGCGGAAACAAGCGCCTTTGCGCAGCTCTTAAAAAGATAAAATCATGGGTAGACTACGGTATGTTTACTCCGATCCAAGTCTCAGCAACCGTCGCGCTAGACGGCGATCAAAGCTGTGTCGAGGAGATTCGTCAAATTTACGAAAAACGCCGCGACGTGATGTTAGAAGCCTTTGATAGTGCGGGCTGGGAGATGCATAAGCCAAGCTCGAGTATGTTTATCTGGGCGAAAATCCCGCCGCAAGTCGGAAACATCGGTAGTCTCGAGTTTTCAAAGCAACTTTTAACTAAAGCTAGCGTCGCGGTGAGCCCGGGTATCGGCTTTGGCGAAGGCGGCAACGACTACGTGCGCCTTGCTCTCATCGAGAACGAAAACCGCATCCGCCAAGCAGCGCGAAATATCAAAAAATACTTGAAAGAATTTGCATGA
- the rlmB gene encoding 23S rRNA (guanosine(2251)-2'-O)-methyltransferase RlmB: protein MIIYGKQLFLHIIKNYKKSVKTVYLAKECDKALFSQIVGVGASIKRVDNQKAQALARGGNHQGFLAEVEEFEFKSIDEIKKQNFIAILYGLNDVGNIGAIVRTAHALGCRGIVVVAKNLAMEGVLRASSGAAYEANIALVEDGLSLLNELKQVGFKIYATASGGKNAHEVKFNQKVALVMGSEGEGLHKKVLAKSDEIVGIKMKNDWDSLNVSAAFAILCDRIINE, encoded by the coding sequence ATGATAATATACGGAAAACAGCTATTTTTGCACATCATAAAAAACTACAAAAAAAGCGTCAAAACAGTCTATCTCGCCAAAGAGTGCGACAAGGCGCTATTTTCACAGATCGTAGGCGTCGGCGCATCGATAAAGCGCGTGGATAATCAAAAAGCCCAAGCTCTTGCGCGCGGCGGCAATCACCAAGGCTTTTTAGCCGAAGTCGAAGAGTTTGAGTTTAAAAGTATCGACGAGATAAAAAAACAAAATTTTATAGCTATTTTATACGGACTTAATGATGTCGGAAACATCGGTGCCATAGTCCGAACGGCGCATGCGCTGGGCTGCAGGGGTATCGTAGTCGTCGCTAAAAATTTGGCGATGGAAGGCGTACTGCGAGCTAGTAGTGGAGCGGCCTACGAGGCAAATATCGCTCTTGTTGAAGACGGTCTTAGCTTGCTGAACGAATTAAAACAGGTCGGTTTTAAAATTTACGCCACGGCAAGCGGCGGCAAAAACGCTCATGAGGTCAAATTTAACCAAAAAGTCGCGCTCGTGATGGGTAGCGAGGGCGAAGGCTTACACAAAAAAGTCCTCGCCAAAAGCGACGAAATAGTAGGAATAAAAATGAAAAACGACTGGGACAGCCTAAACGTCTCGGCTGCGTTTGCCATACTTTGCGATAGGATTATAAATGAATGA
- the rsmI gene encoding 16S rRNA (cytidine(1402)-2'-O)-methyltransferase, with product MLYFVPTPIGNLSDISLRALSVLRECEVLFCEDTRVAKSLTNLLNTRFDANINIQKFIPLHTHNEDEILSKIELEIFDKNVAFLSDAGMPGISDPGAALVNFAIKNNITYEVLSGSNAALLAVVASGLCEKEFCFLGFLPNNGKERAAAVQNALNSPFPAVIYESPKRILSLILDFAKLEPDREVFAIKEATKKFETKFRATANELAQKLQEANLSGEWCVVVQKNPNFTFEKITQNDILELEISPKAKSKLLAKITGRNVKEIYSELTR from the coding sequence TTGCTATATTTCGTTCCTACGCCGATAGGAAATTTAAGCGATATCTCGCTTCGCGCTTTGAGCGTTTTGCGCGAATGCGAGGTACTCTTTTGCGAAGATACCAGAGTCGCAAAATCCCTCACAAACCTGCTAAATACGCGTTTTGATGCAAATATAAATATCCAAAAATTTATCCCGCTACACACGCACAACGAAGATGAAATTTTATCCAAAATCGAGCTTGAAATTTTTGATAAAAACGTCGCGTTTTTAAGCGATGCGGGCATGCCGGGCATCAGCGACCCTGGAGCTGCGCTCGTAAATTTCGCGATAAAAAACAACATCACATACGAAGTGCTAAGCGGATCAAACGCTGCACTCTTAGCCGTCGTCGCAAGCGGTCTTTGCGAGAAAGAATTTTGCTTTCTAGGATTTTTGCCAAACAATGGCAAAGAGCGAGCCGCAGCGGTACAAAATGCGCTAAATTCGCCGTTTCCCGCAGTCATCTACGAAAGCCCAAAACGTATACTTTCGCTCATTTTAGACTTTGCTAAACTTGAGCCGGATAGAGAAGTTTTTGCCATAAAAGAAGCGACAAAAAAATTTGAAACCAAATTTAGAGCCACGGCAAACGAACTCGCGCAAAAGCTACAAGAGGCAAATTTAAGCGGCGAGTGGTGCGTCGTTGTGCAGAAAAATCCAAATTTTACCTTTGAGAAAATCACTCAAAACGATATTTTGGAACTTGAAATTTCGCCCAAAGCCAAGTCTAAACTGCTAGCCAAAATCACGGGCCGAAATGTCAAAGAAATTTACTCCGAGCTCACGCGCTAA
- the miaA gene encoding tRNA (adenosine(37)-N6)-dimethylallyltransferase MiaA — translation MKELAIIGTTASGKTALALKLASKFNGVILSLDSLCVYKFIDIASAKPSADELASVPHFGVNLLMPDEHFDVGMFFDVYKTAREFAQKNGKNLFITGGSGFYLKALLSGLTPKFERVESGLSNAQIYELVLSLDPEFAAKFSANDTYRLQKWFDIHSFLRSNGHGETPSAYLRENTLAPVASNLAIFELSWDRGELRRRIKERTRAMFEQGLLDEARELFVWYPQRPKPLNSVGLKECGEFLRGEIKTQTELEELICTHTAQLAKRQRTFNRSQFESKFSGSVGECEEKIIEFLSY, via the coding sequence ATGAAAGAACTCGCCATCATCGGCACCACAGCTAGCGGTAAAACGGCGCTCGCGCTAAAGCTTGCTAGCAAATTTAACGGAGTGATTCTGAGTCTTGATTCGCTTTGCGTTTATAAATTTATCGATATCGCTAGCGCTAAGCCGAGTGCGGACGAGCTAGCCTCAGTGCCGCATTTTGGGGTAAATTTGCTGATGCCTGACGAGCATTTTGACGTCGGGATGTTTTTTGATGTTTATAAAACGGCTCGCGAATTTGCGCAAAAAAACGGTAAAAATTTATTTATAACCGGCGGCAGCGGATTTTATCTAAAGGCGCTTCTATCGGGACTCACGCCTAAATTTGAGCGCGTAGAGAGTGGCCTAAGCAACGCTCAAATTTACGAGCTAGTTTTAAGCCTAGATCCAGAGTTTGCCGCCAAATTTAGCGCAAACGACACCTACCGCTTGCAAAAGTGGTTTGATATCCACTCCTTTTTGCGCTCTAACGGGCATGGCGAGACTCCAAGCGCGTATCTACGCGAAAATACCCTAGCCCCCGTCGCGTCAAATTTGGCGATTTTCGAGCTTAGCTGGGATAGGGGCGAACTAAGAAGACGCATCAAAGAGCGCACTAGGGCGATGTTTGAGCAGGGTTTGTTGGACGAGGCGCGCGAGCTGTTTGTATGGTATCCTCAGCGACCAAAGCCGCTAAACTCGGTCGGTCTAAAAGAGTGCGGCGAGTTTTTGCGAGGCGAGATCAAAACCCAGACCGAGCTGGAGGAGCTCATCTGCACGCATACGGCGCAGCTGGCTAAGCGTCAGCGGACGTTTAATAGATCGCAGTTTGAGAGTAAATTTAGCGGCAGCGTCGGGGAGTGTGAAGAGAAAATAATAGAATTTTTGAGTTATTGA
- a CDS encoding 7-carboxy-7-deazaguanine synthase QueE, whose protein sequence is MSLNLVESFLSIQGEGASSGRLAIFLRFAGCNLNCAGFGVRTVSPKTGETLTGCDTIRAVFTGHFSYQKITRADELIKITQNLSANLRRKPIVVITGGEPLLHHKNQILLDFLNFAISEGYEPHFETNGTIEVDFAKFEIYKKCRFAVSVKLENSGESEARRINQAALKAIKQNSTGSFYKFVLDKKSVENGSAIAQISRILELCNAEVFCMPQGYDKISLEQNALSVAQFAIKHGFSYSDRLHIRLWGAKEGV, encoded by the coding sequence TTGAGTTTAAACCTAGTCGAGAGTTTTTTAAGCATCCAAGGCGAAGGCGCAAGTAGCGGCCGTTTGGCGATTTTCCTGCGATTTGCGGGCTGCAATCTAAACTGCGCGGGCTTTGGAGTGCGAACCGTCTCGCCCAAAACCGGCGAAACGCTAACTGGCTGCGACACGATACGCGCGGTTTTTACGGGACATTTTTCGTATCAAAAAATCACCCGCGCCGACGAACTTATAAAAATCACTCAAAATTTGAGCGCAAATTTACGCCGCAAACCTATCGTCGTCATCACCGGCGGCGAACCGCTACTACATCACAAAAACCAAATTTTGCTAGATTTTTTAAATTTTGCGATCAGTGAGGGCTACGAGCCGCATTTTGAGACGAACGGCACGATCGAGGTAGATTTCGCCAAATTTGAAATTTATAAAAAGTGCCGCTTTGCCGTCAGCGTCAAGCTCGAAAACAGCGGCGAGAGCGAGGCTAGGCGCATAAATCAGGCCGCACTAAAAGCCATAAAACAAAACTCCACAGGTAGTTTTTATAAATTCGTCCTGGATAAAAAAAGCGTAGAAAACGGCTCGGCAATAGCGCAAATTTCGCGTATTTTAGAGCTTTGCAACGCGGAAGTCTTTTGTATGCCGCAAGGTTATGATAAAATAAGCCTTGAGCAAAACGCCCTATCCGTCGCGCAGTTTGCGATCAAGCACGGTTTTAGCTACTCCGATCGCCTGCATATCAGGCTTTGGGGCGCAAAAGAAGGGGTTTAA
- the mqnP gene encoding menaquinone biosynthesis prenyltransferase MqnP: MQKFINILKDINELIVFKHSIFALPFIFTAMITASAQVNGTAWFGWKLLVLGILCAVSARNFAMAFNRYKDEDIDKLNPRTASRPSVDGRIGRTNLQIFIAANAVIFVLVAYLVNELAFWLSFPILAVLGGYSLFKRFSELAHLVLGLSLGLAPIAGAVAVTGEIPLFSVLLCLGVMFWVAGFDLLYSLQDIEFDREHGLFSIPSVYGEKATMFISAIFHATAVIFWLLFAWAGWLGTAAFAGILLCGGILVAEHRIVGRDFSKIDRAFFTLNGYLGILFFVFVWASL; encoded by the coding sequence ATGCAAAAATTTATAAATATTTTAAAAGATATTAACGAACTGATCGTCTTTAAGCACTCTATTTTCGCGCTACCTTTTATATTTACTGCGATGATAACGGCGAGCGCGCAGGTAAACGGCACGGCTTGGTTTGGCTGGAAGTTGCTTGTTTTAGGCATTCTTTGTGCGGTTTCGGCGCGAAATTTTGCGATGGCGTTTAACCGCTACAAGGACGAGGACATCGACAAACTAAACCCGCGCACGGCAAGTCGCCCAAGCGTGGACGGACGTATCGGCAGGACGAATCTGCAAATTTTTATCGCGGCAAACGCCGTCATTTTCGTGCTCGTCGCCTATCTAGTAAACGAGCTTGCCTTTTGGCTGAGCTTTCCGATCCTAGCCGTACTTGGCGGATATTCGCTTTTTAAGCGTTTTAGTGAGCTAGCGCATTTAGTCCTCGGTCTCTCGCTAGGGCTTGCGCCGATAGCCGGAGCCGTAGCAGTCACCGGCGAGATACCGCTTTTTAGCGTGCTGCTCTGCCTTGGCGTGATGTTTTGGGTGGCGGGATTTGACCTGCTTTATTCGCTTCAGGATATCGAATTTGACCGCGAGCACGGGCTTTTTAGCATCCCTAGCGTTTACGGCGAAAAGGCTACGATGTTTATCTCGGCGATCTTTCACGCCACGGCCGTGATCTTTTGGTTGCTTTTTGCGTGGGCGGGATGGCTTGGCACGGCGGCCTTTGCGGGCATTTTGCTCTGCGGTGGCATCCTAGTAGCCGAGCACCGCATCGTTGGGCGGGATTTTAGCAAGATCGACCGCGCGTTTTTCACACTAAACGGCTATCTTGGCATACTTTTTTTCGTTTTCGTCTGGGCTAGCTTATGA
- a CDS encoding helix-turn-helix domain-containing protein: MNDISLLKELGLSEVARRTHIEAEYLGYIADKNFEKLARFNVKGFVKILERELDIDFSSWMREYETFMAEHESELKHKTITISPKIPAYTANDKSSYGGMLGGIIAICAIGALIYFFEPQKYIGDLSSFFEDKNKSVTYSDTNVVQQATKNLDSIKDANITISVSSAPKQEDEINKIEENASNFAVTQVEQPLPEFNVTVSTSTQSKPAEQNVSQNLQSEQVSNLTDENASTAVQVTPKSGDVYQLNGLSEIKVVPRRKVWLGVINLDDNKKKSQNASNAVSIEIGKKQLIVTGHGEINLEIGDQNIKFSGDNPKRFLVEKDKVTPLTYDEFVALNKGKSW; encoded by the coding sequence ATGAATGACATAAGTTTGCTAAAAGAATTAGGGCTTAGCGAGGTCGCCAGAAGAACGCACATCGAGGCAGAATATCTGGGCTATATCGCCGATAAAAATTTTGAAAAGTTGGCACGTTTTAACGTCAAGGGTTTTGTTAAAATTCTGGAGCGCGAGCTTGATATCGACTTTTCGTCGTGGATGCGAGAATACGAGACGTTCATGGCCGAGCACGAGAGCGAGTTAAAGCACAAAACCATAACCATATCGCCTAAAATTCCGGCCTATACCGCAAACGATAAATCGTCTTACGGCGGTATGCTGGGCGGCATCATCGCTATTTGCGCGATCGGCGCTTTAATTTACTTTTTCGAGCCTCAAAAATACATCGGCGACCTCTCGAGTTTCTTTGAGGACAAAAACAAAAGCGTGACTTACTCCGATACAAACGTAGTGCAACAGGCGACTAAAAATTTAGACTCTATCAAAGACGCAAATATCACGATAAGTGTCTCCTCTGCCCCTAAGCAAGAAGACGAGATAAATAAAATCGAAGAGAACGCTTCAAATTTTGCCGTTACCCAAGTAGAGCAACCCCTGCCAGAGTTTAACGTGACGGTTTCTACAAGCACGCAATCAAAACCCGCAGAGCAAAACGTAAGTCAAAATTTGCAAAGCGAGCAAGTTTCAAATTTGACCGACGAAAATGCATCCACCGCAGTCCAAGTAACGCCTAAAAGCGGCGATGTATACCAACTAAACGGACTAAGCGAGATAAAAGTCGTTCCGCGCAGAAAAGTTTGGCTCGGCGTGATAAATTTGGACGACAACAAAAAGAAATCTCAAAATGCCTCAAATGCCGTGTCTATCGAAATAGGCAAAAAACAACTCATCGTCACCGGACACGGAGAGATAAATTTAGAAATCGGCGATCAAAATATCAAATTTAGCGGCGATAATCCAAAGCGCTTTTTGGTAGAAAAAGATAAAGTTACGCCGCTCACATACGACGAATTCGTAGCTCTAAATAAGGGTAAATCGTGGTAA
- a CDS encoding epoxyqueuosine reductase QueH, translated as MLVHICCSVDSHYFLQRLRTDHPHERLIGYFYDPNIHPYSEFLMRFRDVKRSCEKLGVELICGEYEYEAWLGGAKGLENEPEKGKRCAYCFDFRVGNSAQKARELGEKSITTTLLMSPKKDFSQLKSALDKAAGEYGLETFAVDYRAGGGTNAQFELAKKDKLYHQNYCGCIFGLSKQREAQKLPLSELMSEISGRVMPGGIEERLELYEKVRECEENGAAFHLSRKYFLNYRLLRAYVKFGGAALPSYFLLYSHFKRENVKFSVSEAAQICDELRDGVTLLNLAKFNELSGEKFASVNELCRAPIAVSRELEIRRELCGEFSQNPIIVLDEIRAGRYEIYAKDELYSDSREVLVTQI; from the coding sequence ATGTTAGTTCACATCTGCTGCTCGGTTGACAGCCACTATTTTTTGCAAAGATTACGCACCGACCATCCGCACGAGCGTCTCATCGGCTATTTTTACGACCCCAACATCCACCCGTACAGCGAGTTTTTGATGAGGTTTCGCGACGTAAAAAGAAGCTGCGAAAAGCTAGGCGTCGAGCTCATCTGCGGCGAATACGAATACGAGGCGTGGCTAGGGGGCGCAAAGGGGCTTGAAAACGAGCCTGAAAAGGGCAAGCGCTGTGCGTATTGCTTTGATTTTCGCGTGGGAAATTCGGCCCAAAAAGCGCGCGAACTAGGCGAAAAATCGATCACTACGACGCTGCTGATGAGTCCGAAAAAGGACTTCTCGCAGCTAAAAAGCGCGCTGGATAAAGCAGCCGGCGAATACGGCCTCGAAACATTTGCCGTGGACTACCGCGCGGGCGGCGGCACGAACGCGCAGTTTGAGCTCGCTAAAAAAGATAAACTCTATCATCAAAACTACTGCGGCTGTATTTTCGGGCTTAGCAAGCAGCGCGAGGCTCAAAAACTGCCGCTTAGCGAGCTTATGAGTGAGATTAGCGGGCGCGTGATGCCAGGCGGCATCGAGGAGCGTCTGGAGCTCTACGAAAAGGTGCGCGAGTGCGAGGAAAATGGCGCGGCGTTTCATCTATCGCGTAAGTACTTCCTAAACTACCGCCTGCTGCGCGCCTACGTCAAATTTGGCGGTGCCGCCCTGCCGTCGTATTTTTTGCTTTATTCGCATTTTAAGCGCGAAAACGTCAAATTTAGCGTGAGCGAGGCGGCTCAAATTTGCGACGAGTTGCGAGACGGCGTGACGCTATTAAATTTAGCTAAATTTAACGAGCTCTCGGGTGAAAAATTCGCTAGCGTAAACGAGCTTTGCCGCGCTCCTATCGCCGTATCTCGCGAGCTGGAAATCCGCCGCGAGCTGTGCGGAGAATTTAGCCAAAATCCCATAATCGTGCTGGACGAAATTCGCGCGGGCAGATACGAGATCTACGCTAAAGACGAGCTTTATAGCGATAGTCGCGAGGTTTTGGTAACGCAAATTTGA
- the moaA gene encoding GTP 3',8-cyclase MoaA has protein sequence MLIDGHGRTVDYLRISVTQRCNFRCKYCMPKTPFSWEPRENLLSFEELFLFVKVCLDEGVKKIRITGGEPLLRKDLDKFIAMINEHSPDVDLAITTNGFMLKHYAKALKNAGLKRINMSLDSLKTEKAKFLAQKSVLHEVLAGLDAALEAGLKVKLNTVALRGVNDDEIVSLLEFARSMGCQIRYIEYMENVHANDELKGMKSAEILDVIAQKYRFEAAEKIPTGPASIYRLEDGYTFGVIDPHKHDFCESCNRIRLTAEGHLIPCLYFEDAMSIKDAVRKGDIAGASEILRQVLQNKPKENKWAIGAQNETSSRAFYQTGG, from the coding sequence ATGTTAATAGACGGGCACGGACGGACGGTTGATTATCTGCGTATTTCGGTCACGCAAAGATGCAACTTTAGATGCAAATACTGCATGCCTAAAACTCCGTTTAGCTGGGAACCGAGAGAAAATTTACTAAGCTTTGAGGAGCTGTTTTTATTTGTCAAAGTCTGCCTAGACGAAGGCGTAAAAAAGATCCGCATAACCGGCGGCGAACCGCTACTGCGCAAGGACTTGGACAAATTTATCGCGATGATAAACGAGCACAGCCCAGACGTCGATCTAGCCATCACAACAAACGGCTTTATGCTAAAACACTACGCAAAAGCCCTAAAAAACGCGGGTTTAAAGCGCATAAACATGTCGCTTGATAGCTTAAAAACAGAAAAAGCCAAATTTCTCGCGCAAAAAAGCGTTTTGCACGAGGTTTTAGCGGGCCTTGACGCAGCGCTCGAGGCAGGACTAAAAGTCAAGCTAAACACCGTCGCGCTAAGAGGCGTAAACGACGACGAGATTGTATCTTTACTAGAGTTTGCACGCTCTATGGGCTGTCAAATTCGCTATATCGAATATATGGAAAACGTCCACGCAAATGACGAGCTAAAAGGCATGAAATCGGCTGAAATTTTGGATGTCATCGCGCAAAAATATCGCTTTGAAGCGGCCGAAAAAATCCCGACCGGCCCAGCCAGCATCTACCGATTAGAGGACGGCTATACATTTGGCGTCATCGACCCGCATAAACACGATTTTTGCGAGAGCTGTAACCGCATCCGCCTCACGGCCGAGGGGCATCTCATCCCGTGCCTATATTTCGAGGATGCGATGAGCATAAAAGATGCCGTTAGAAAAGGCGATATCGCGGGCGCTAGCGAGATATTGCGTCAAGTGTTGCAAAATAAGCCCAAAGAAAACAAATGGGCGATCGGCGCTCAAAATGAGACCTCAAGCCGCGCCTTTTACCAAACAGGCGGCTGA
- a CDS encoding 6-pyruvoyl trahydropterin synthase family protein: MIIRKMFKFENAHIVRFCSSKRCKTSIHGHSYRAEILLESNFLDNAGMVYDFGLMKRDIGCIIDSFDHCTTIFSGDGAEYKNDLKKHSARWIEIPLNPSAEQFCRIFFVMIDRLLKTTQMQNGEREVKLHSVIVHETDTGYAQCFREDAYNAKMGEVNLNEIVFSEGVRAEWEDAELFEKIKLGKKIVNPKEV; encoded by the coding sequence ATGATAATAAGAAAAATGTTTAAATTTGAAAACGCTCACATCGTTAGATTTTGTAGCTCGAAACGCTGCAAAACGAGCATCCACGGGCACTCTTACAGGGCTGAAATTTTACTCGAGTCAAATTTTCTCGATAACGCAGGGATGGTGTATGATTTTGGTCTGATGAAGCGCGACATCGGCTGCATTATCGATAGCTTTGATCACTGCACGACGATATTTAGCGGAGATGGTGCCGAGTATAAAAACGATCTCAAAAAGCACTCTGCGCGCTGGATCGAGATCCCGCTAAATCCCTCCGCAGAGCAGTTTTGCAGGATATTTTTCGTGATGATCGATAGGCTTTTAAAAACCACGCAGATGCAAAACGGCGAGCGCGAAGTGAAGCTTCACAGCGTCATCGTCCACGAGACAGACACTGGCTATGCGCAGTGCTTTAGAGAGGATGCGTATAACGCCAAAATGGGCGAGGTAAATTTGAACGAGATCGTCTTTTCCGAGGGAGTGAGAGCCGAGTGGGAGGACGCGGAGCTGTTTGAGAAAATCAAGCTAGGCAAAAAAATAGTAAATCCAAAGGAGGTCTAG
- a CDS encoding DUF6115 domain-containing protein encodes MSNDLIIFVIFGLILTVLFVLVFIKDLEASRKFSRYEKAIESLIQELHAVKKQVANFSQSEPAEFDVVQLESNLEQRLNEKINQKITPIINTLQGIESSIDNFQSQQQDRLFTLEERTKSISKISAPNGEDDEKRIVQMYSEGKSVESIAKELCVGVGKVELTLKLRELI; translated from the coding sequence ATGAGTAACGATTTGATAATATTTGTTATTTTTGGGCTGATCTTGACGGTGCTTTTCGTGCTGGTTTTTATAAAAGATCTAGAGGCCTCAAGGAAATTTTCAAGATACGAAAAAGCGATCGAAAGCCTGATACAAGAGCTTCACGCGGTAAAAAAACAGGTTGCAAATTTTAGCCAAAGCGAGCCGGCCGAATTTGACGTAGTGCAGCTAGAAAGCAACCTCGAACAGCGCCTAAACGAAAAAATCAATCAAAAAATAACCCCGATAATAAACACCCTCCAAGGCATCGAAAGCTCGATAGATAACTTCCAAAGCCAGCAGCAAGATAGGCTATTTACGCTTGAAGAGCGCACCAAAAGCATTAGCAAGATCTCCGCTCCAAACGGCGAGGACGACGAAAAGCGCATCGTGCAGATGTATAGCGAAGGCAAAAGCGTCGAAAGCATCGCAAAAGAGCTGTGCGTGGGCGTCGGTAAGGTCGAGCTGACGCTAAAACTGAGAGAGCTGATCTAG
- a CDS encoding 16S rRNA (uracil(1498)-N(3))-methyltransferase — MKFLYSKEAKNEQIRLDGEAFLHLKARRAKLGERIDVRNLTDGQNHIYEIVNLDKRGAELNLIFSHDVEARNSNLTLAWAVVDPKTIEKTLPSLNEMGVGKIIFFFGEFSQKNFKLDFSRLERILISSCEQCGRNDLMKFEIYKSLDELVKFYPNVALIDFDGGNLDGYAGKEILAIGPEGGFSGSEREAVAKKYGLRAKNILRSQTAILGIAAKILI; from the coding sequence ATGAAATTTTTATATTCAAAAGAGGCCAAAAACGAGCAAATTAGGCTTGATGGCGAGGCGTTTTTACACCTGAAGGCGCGGCGCGCAAAACTTGGCGAGCGCATCGACGTGCGAAATTTGACCGACGGACAAAACCACATCTATGAAATCGTAAATTTGGACAAAAGGGGCGCGGAGCTAAATTTGATATTTTCGCACGATGTTGAGGCGCGAAATAGCAATCTAACGCTAGCCTGGGCCGTCGTCGATCCAAAAACGATCGAAAAAACCTTGCCAAGCCTAAACGAAATGGGCGTTGGGAAGATCATCTTTTTTTTCGGCGAGTTTTCGCAAAAAAACTTTAAGCTCGATTTTTCGCGCCTAGAGCGTATTTTGATAAGCTCGTGCGAGCAGTGCGGGCGAAACGACTTGATGAAATTTGAAATTTACAAAAGCCTGGACGAGCTAGTCAAATTTTATCCAAACGTCGCTCTCATCGACTTTGACGGTGGAAATTTGGACGGTTACGCGGGCAAGGAAATTTTAGCAATCGGACCCGAGGGTGGATTTAGCGGAAGCGAGCGAGAAGCAGTCGCGAAAAAATACGGGCTGAGAGCAAAAAATATTTTGCGCTCGCAAACGGCGATTTTAGGCATAGCGGCTAAAATTTTAATTTAA